The window CCCCAACCTACTGATTACAAGTCAGTTGCTCTACCAATTGAGCTAGGCCGGCATTTTACAGCTATTAGTTGTTAGCTGTTAGGGTGAAATGTTCCTTCGAAGCCAATCCAAATTCACTTCATAGACTTACGCAAGACACTAACTAACCAACTAACTACTAATCACTAAAATGGTGGAGGATGACGGGCTCGAACCGCCGACCCTCTGCTTGTAAGGCAGATGCTCTCCCAGCTGAGCTAATCCTCCACATATATACAAGCTTGGCGACGTCCTACTCTCACAGGGGCAAAGCCCCAACTACCATCGGCGCTGAGAAGCTTAACTTCCGTGTTCGGGATGGGAACGGGTGTGACCTTCTCGCTATCGTCACCAAACTATTTGGTTTGAGGACTTGTTCCCTCAAAACTAGATAATGCTGAAGAAAAAGGACGAGTAATCAACATTGTTGAATCGAGCTGCGGCGCCTAGGAGCTCGAGGTCTTAAGCCATGCTGTCAAGAAGGTTAAAGAACAACCTTCTCGACAGCCCGACTTAAGCTTGTCGCTCCTGGCAAGGCGCCTCCGCATCTAAATTTGGTTAAGTCCTCGACCGATTAGTATTTGTCAGCTCCACGTGTCACCACGCTTCCACCCCAAACCTATCAACCTGATCANCGGTGTGTACAAGACCCGGGAACGTATTCACCGCGGCATGCTGATCCGCGATTACTAGCGATTCCAGCTTCATGCAGGCGAGTTGCAGCCTGCAATCCGAACTGAGAATGGTTTTATGGGATTCGCTCGACTTCACAGTTTTGCTGCCCTTTGTACCATCCATTGTAGCACGTGTGTAGCCCAGGTCATAAGGGGCATGATGATTTGACGTCATCCCCACCTTCCTCCGGTTTGTCACCGGCAGTCTCCTTAGAGTGCCCAACTAAATGCTGGCAACTAAGGACAAGGGTTGCGCTCGTTGCGGGACTTAACCCAACATCTCACGACACGAGCTGACGACAACCATGCACCACCTGTCACTCTGTCCCCCGAAGGGGAAAATCCTATCTCTAGGAGTGTCAGAGGATGTCAAGACCTGGTAAGGTTCTTCGCGTTGCTTCGAATTAAACCACATGCTCCACCGCTTGTGCGGGTCCCCGTCAATTCCTTTGAGTTTCAGCCTTGCGGCCGTACTCCCCAGGCGGAGTGCTTAATGCGTTTGCTGCAGCACTAAAGGGCGGAAACCCTCTAACACTTAGCACTCATCGTTTACGGCGTGGACTACCAGGGTATCTAATCCTGTTTGCTCCCCACGCTTTCGCGCCTCAGCGTCAGTTACAGACCAAAGAGTCGCCTTCGCCACTGGTGTTCCTCCACATCTCTACGCATTTCACCGCTACACGTGGAATTCCACTCTTCTCTTCTGCACTCAAGTTCCCCAGTTTCCAATGACCCTCCACGGTTGAGCCGTGGGCTTTCACATCAGACTTAAGGAACCGCCTGCGCGCGCTTTACGCCCAATAATTCCGGACAACGCTTGCCACCTACGTATTACCGCGGCTGCTGGCACGTAGTTAGCCGTGGCTTTCTGGTTAGGTACCGTCAAGGTACGAGCAGTTACTCTCGTACTTGTTCTTCCCTAACAACAGAGTTTTACGATCCGAAAACCTTCATCACTCACGCGGCGTTGCTCCGTCAGACTTTCGTCCATTGCGGAAGATTCCCTACTGCTGCCTCCCGTAGGAGTCTGGGCCGTGTCTCAGTCCCAGTGTGGCCGATCACCCTCTCAGGTCGGCTACGCATCGTCGCCTTGGTGAGCCGTTACCTCACCAACTAGCTAATGCGCCGCGGGCCCATCTATAAGTGACAGCCGAAGCCGCCTTTCAGCTTTCCCTCATGAGAGGAAAAGAATTATCCGGTATTAGCTCCGGTTTCCCGAAGTTATCCCAGTCTTATAGGCAGGTTGCCCACGTGTTACTCACCCGTCCGCCGCTAACCTTCGGGAGCAAGCTCCCTCAGATTCGCTCGACTTGCATGTATTAGGCACGCCGCCAGCGTTCGTCCTGAGCCAGGATCAAACTCTCCAAAAGAATCGTTTGACTGCTCATAAGTTGTCTTTATTAAAAAAGACTAAAAGTTAAAACGTTGACGTTTTTGTTTGTTTAGTTTTCAAAGAGCAATTTTTTGTCGATTGCTGACGACTTAGTTATATTATCAAATACAATTTTAAAAGTCAATACTCTTTTTAAAATTATTTTGAATTAAGCAAATTCCTTCAACAGCGACAGTTATTAATATATCACTATAAAAAATTAAATGCAAATGCTTTTTTCCAAAAGATTATGTTTATAACAATAAAAAGCCATTTTCTTTAAAATACCCTTCGAGAGGAAATTTTATAAAGAAAATGGCTTCCATTCTTTATTATTATCTGTGACGCATTAACGGGAATAATAGGACATCACGAATAGATGGTGAATTGGTTAAAAGCATAACCAAACGGTCAATACCAATACCTAAGCCCCCAGTCGGCGGCATTCCATATTCTAAAGCTTCGATAAAATCATCATCCATCATATGCGCTTCATCATTTCCTTGCTCTCGCTCTACTAGCTGAGCTTCAAAACGTTCACGCTGATCAATTGGATCGTTCAACTCTGTGAAGGCATTCGCATGCTCACGACCTACAATAAACAGCTCAAAACGGTCTGTAAAGCGTGGGTCCTCATCATTTTTCTTAGCAAGAGGCGAAATTTCAACAGGATGTCCGAAAATAAAAGTGGGTTGAATTAATTTATCTTCGACCCTTTGCTCAAAGAACTCATTAATGATATGTCCATATTCCATTGTATCTTTGATTTCAATATTATGTTCCTTCGCTAACTGTCTCGCTTCTTCTACAGTTGCTACATTCCAGAAATCTACTCCTGTATATTCCTTAATGGCATCGACCATATGAAGTCTCTTCCATTGTGGCGTTAAATCTACTTCATACTCGCCGTATTGAATCTTTGTAGTTCCTAATACTTCTTGCGCGACATGGGCAACAAGATTTTCAGTTAAAGCCATAATATCACGATAATCTGCATATGCTTCATATAGCTCAATCATTGTAAATTCAGGGTTATGTCTTGTGGAAACACCCTCATTACGGAAAACACGGCCAATTTCATAAACTTTTTCAAGTCCACCAACAATTAGGCGCTTTAAATGT of the Bacillus tuaregi genome contains:
- the lysS gene encoding lysine--tRNA ligase: MSHEELNDQLQVRREKLAQLRDKGMDPFGKRFERTHLAKELKEQYETLEKEEIDEKEVSVTIAGRIMTKRGKGKAGFAHIQDLSGQIQIYVRQDAVGEEQYEIFNIADLGDIVGITGKLFKTKVGELSIKANQFDLLTKSLRPLPDKFHGLKDVEQRYRQRYLDLIMSEESKETFVSRSRIIRSIRNYLDQNGYLEVETPMMHAIAGGAAARPFITHHNALDMQLFMRIAIELHLKRLIVGGLEKVYEIGRVFRNEGVSTRHNPEFTMIELYEAYADYRDIMALTENLVAHVAQEVLGTTKIQYGEYEVDLTPQWKRLHMVDAIKEYTGVDFWNVATVEEARQLAKEHNIEIKDTMEYGHIINEFFEQRVEDKLIQPTFIFGHPVEISPLAKKNDEDPRFTDRFELFIVGREHANAFTELNDPIDQRERFEAQLVEREQGNDEAHMMDDDFIEALEYGMPPTGGLGIGIDRLVMLLTNSPSIRDVLLFPLMRHR